Proteins encoded by one window of Pyxidicoccus trucidator:
- a CDS encoding aldo/keto reductase: protein MKYTNLGRTGLRVSRICLGCMSYGTPTWRPWVLDEESSQPFFRRAVELGINFFDTADMYSLGVSEEVTGRALRRYARMDEVVLATKVYFPMSDGQNMRGLSRKHIVQGCEASLKRLGVEAIDLYQIHRMDPNTPLEETLSALDQLVRQGKVRYLGASSAYAWEFARALGVADLNGWSRFVSMQGHYNLVYREEEREMLPLCQSEGIGVIPWSPLARGLLAGSRKSLNDRNSTARAKSDTFSGQLYDQPGDWEVVEANQRVATARNVPPAQVALAWLLSRPGVTAPIIGATKPEHLEDAVRAVDLKLTAEELKALEAPYKPHEVRGM from the coding sequence ATGAAGTACACCAACCTGGGCCGCACGGGCCTGCGGGTGTCCCGCATCTGCCTGGGCTGCATGAGCTACGGCACCCCCACCTGGCGCCCCTGGGTGCTGGACGAGGAGTCCTCGCAGCCCTTCTTCCGCCGCGCGGTGGAGCTGGGCATCAACTTCTTCGACACCGCGGACATGTACTCGCTGGGTGTCAGCGAGGAGGTGACCGGCCGCGCGCTGCGCCGCTATGCGCGCATGGACGAGGTGGTGCTGGCCACCAAGGTCTACTTCCCCATGAGCGACGGGCAGAACATGCGCGGCCTGTCGCGCAAGCACATCGTCCAGGGCTGCGAGGCGAGCCTGAAGCGGCTGGGCGTGGAGGCCATCGACCTCTATCAAATCCACCGCATGGACCCGAACACGCCGCTGGAGGAGACGCTCTCCGCGTTGGACCAGCTCGTGCGCCAGGGGAAGGTGCGCTACCTGGGCGCGTCCTCCGCGTACGCGTGGGAGTTCGCGCGGGCGCTGGGCGTGGCGGACCTGAACGGCTGGTCTCGCTTCGTCTCCATGCAGGGCCACTACAACCTCGTCTACCGCGAGGAGGAGCGGGAGATGCTGCCCCTGTGCCAGTCCGAGGGCATCGGCGTCATCCCCTGGTCCCCGCTGGCGCGCGGCCTGCTCGCCGGCTCGCGCAAGTCGCTGAACGACCGCAACTCCACGGCCCGCGCGAAGTCGGACACCTTCTCCGGCCAGCTCTACGACCAGCCCGGCGACTGGGAGGTGGTGGAGGCCAACCAGCGCGTGGCCACCGCGCGCAACGTGCCCCCCGCGCAGGTGGCACTGGCGTGGCTGCTGTCCCGGCCCGGGGTTACGGCGCCCATCATCGGCGCCACGAAGCCCGAGCACCTGGAGGACGCCGTGCGCGCGGTGGACCTCAAGCTGACCGCCGAGGAACTGAAGGCGCTGGAGGCGCCCTACAAGCCCCACGAGGTGCGCGGCATGTAA
- a CDS encoding non-ribosomal peptide synthetase — MYLPTRADPASEFVCPEDATFVDLCRARAAAQGGQEVFTFFDEEGDSTVTYAELDAGARAVAALLQQHLAPGDRALLLYPPGREYVLGFLGCLYAGVVAVPAYPPDPMRLGRTLPRLQALVADCGARVALTTSGIAGLVEPLTADAPDLRALRWLATDAVPASEAEAWRAPALSADAVAFLQYTSGSTGTPRGVVLKHRQLLHNSGLIARGFDAQPGPVGVIWLPPYHDMGLIGGILQPLFRDIPTVLLPPLFFLQRPLRWLEAVSRFGGTVSGGPNFAFDLCVRKSTPEERAALDLSRWEVAFCGAEPVRAETLERFAEAFAPAGFRPEAFYPCYGLAEGTLIVTGGKRAAVPVVRRLAREALRHGEAREPTDGEVEAVLVGCGTALGGQELRVVDPETGVPCAPGRVGELWVRGPSVAEGYWQRPEETARTFHGRLAGADPGERPYLRTGDLGVADGGEVFVTGRLKDVLVLRGRNHYPQDLELSVERCHPGLRPGCGAAFAVEVDGEERLALVQEVSAKVAGDVEEVLARIRAVLAEEHGVAAHAVVLISAGALPKTSSGKVQRRACREAYLGGALDVVREWREGSQGFAGAATPSASEPRSSVPGQGDEAGARLAAGGSSGSETAARDVLPWLVARVARLLGVDARELDVDVPLTHFGLDSLRALEVLHAVEEGWRVSLPPALLLQGPSLREVTAWVEQKLAGASGLAEVRDEAALTSGATSISDGQRALWFLQRMAPGSTAYHVARAVRFTSTVDTTVLGRAFSSLVVRHPALASAFPEERGEPVLRPAASAPALELEDASSFTAEALRERLDAEAHRSFDLEHGPLVRVRLFNGAPGGSVLLLVLHHLVTDFWSLEVLAEELGTLYTAEVQGASAALLPPPPPAPAILQAMESRYTGAPGEALQAWWRERLGGELPVLELPTSRPRPRLQSFRGATVSFRVEPETAARLKALAHARGATPFMTLLAGYLAFLRRYTGQEDLIVGTPTAGRTRADLSRQVGYFVNPVALRARVPRSLSFSGLLAQVRGTVLEALEHQELPFARLVERLQPRRDASRAPVFQAMFALQTGRPGRESLGAFALGEPGARARLGALELESFPLGHRAAAFDLTLMMAEVDGGFSASLEYCADLFDADTAARMARHLRALLEAASAAPEVPLLDLPLLDVEERRTLVELGRRAEARRQVSDTEGPGFLERFESWAARTPDAVALVAGATRWTYREVDAWAGRLAARLRRHGVGPEVRVGTLLERGGPEAVVAFLAVLKAGGTVLPFEPTHPPERVAWMLADAGARMVLAHARLLQRLVLPEGVESLRWEEHGAPGAAASEEPVSSVTDPSRVAYVIYTSGSTGRPKGVGVTHRGLAYLSGAMGAGLAVGPGSRVLQFSSPSFDASVAEYLQGLTTGAALHLPPSGELLAGEALHRVLKEQRITHVTLPPSVSTLLPEPPLPDLTMLMSAGEACPADLVVRFAQGRAFLNAYGPTEITVCATWERCSPEDAGPPAIGRPLPHTDVYVLDEAMRPAPLGVAGELYVGGPSVARGYLGRPDLTAERFVPDPYGGEPGARLYRTGDVARWRPDGRLDFVGRADSQVKLRGFRIEPGEVEVVLRELAGMRQAHVTVWRPPAGGEPRLVAYVVPPSAEPIAPGEVKALLRARLPEHLVPADIVALDALPLLASGKVDARALPPPARTAAPDGAPRTPLEETIARAWAEALGHPSVGVHAHFFDDLGGSSLAAVRACSRLRESLGRDVPITHFFEHPTVHALARRLSAEAQPAAEDAKHQERAEARRQVLQRRGRNTRGHG; from the coding sequence ATGTACCTGCCGACTCGCGCCGACCCCGCCTCCGAATTCGTCTGTCCCGAGGACGCGACCTTCGTGGACCTCTGCCGGGCCCGGGCGGCGGCGCAGGGCGGGCAGGAGGTCTTCACCTTCTTCGATGAAGAGGGGGACAGCACCGTCACCTACGCGGAGCTGGACGCGGGCGCACGGGCGGTAGCGGCGCTGCTGCAACAGCACCTGGCCCCGGGAGACCGGGCGCTGCTGCTGTACCCGCCGGGGCGCGAGTACGTGCTCGGCTTCCTGGGGTGCCTGTACGCCGGAGTGGTGGCGGTGCCCGCGTACCCGCCGGACCCGATGCGGCTGGGACGCACGCTGCCGAGGCTCCAGGCGCTGGTGGCGGACTGCGGCGCCCGCGTGGCGCTGACGACCTCCGGAATCGCCGGGCTGGTGGAGCCGCTCACCGCGGACGCACCGGACCTGCGCGCGCTGCGCTGGCTGGCCACGGACGCGGTGCCCGCGAGCGAGGCGGAGGCGTGGCGCGCGCCAGCGCTGAGCGCCGACGCGGTGGCGTTCCTCCAGTACACGTCCGGCTCCACGGGGACGCCGCGCGGGGTGGTGCTGAAGCACCGGCAGTTGCTGCACAACTCGGGGTTGATTGCGCGCGGGTTCGACGCGCAGCCGGGGCCGGTGGGCGTCATCTGGCTGCCGCCGTACCACGACATGGGGCTGATTGGCGGCATCCTCCAGCCGCTGTTCCGGGACATCCCCACGGTGCTGCTGCCGCCGCTGTTCTTCCTCCAGCGGCCGTTGCGGTGGCTGGAGGCGGTGTCGCGGTTTGGCGGCACGGTGAGCGGCGGGCCCAACTTCGCGTTCGACCTGTGCGTGCGCAAGAGCACGCCGGAGGAGCGGGCCGCGCTGGACTTGAGCCGCTGGGAGGTGGCGTTCTGCGGCGCGGAGCCGGTGCGCGCGGAGACGCTGGAGCGCTTCGCGGAGGCCTTCGCCCCGGCGGGCTTCCGGCCCGAGGCGTTCTACCCCTGCTACGGGCTGGCGGAGGGGACGCTCATCGTCACGGGTGGGAAGCGCGCGGCGGTGCCGGTGGTGCGGCGGCTCGCACGGGAGGCGCTGCGGCACGGCGAGGCGCGGGAGCCCACGGACGGCGAGGTGGAGGCGGTGCTGGTGGGGTGCGGCACGGCGCTGGGCGGGCAGGAGTTGCGCGTGGTGGACCCGGAGACGGGCGTGCCGTGCGCGCCGGGACGGGTGGGGGAGCTGTGGGTGCGAGGCCCCAGCGTGGCGGAGGGGTACTGGCAGCGACCGGAGGAGACGGCGCGCACGTTCCATGGGCGGCTCGCGGGGGCGGACCCGGGCGAGAGGCCGTACCTGCGCACCGGGGACCTGGGCGTGGCGGACGGCGGCGAGGTGTTCGTCACCGGGCGACTGAAGGACGTGCTGGTGCTGCGCGGGCGGAACCACTACCCGCAGGACCTGGAGCTGTCCGTGGAGCGCTGCCACCCGGGCCTGCGTCCCGGCTGCGGGGCGGCGTTCGCCGTGGAGGTGGACGGCGAGGAGCGGCTGGCGCTGGTGCAGGAGGTCTCCGCGAAGGTGGCGGGAGACGTGGAGGAGGTGCTCGCGCGCATCCGCGCCGTGTTGGCCGAGGAGCATGGCGTGGCCGCGCACGCGGTGGTGCTCATCTCCGCGGGAGCGCTGCCCAAGACGTCGAGCGGGAAGGTGCAGCGGCGCGCCTGCCGCGAGGCGTACCTGGGCGGCGCGCTGGACGTGGTGCGGGAGTGGCGTGAGGGCTCGCAGGGCTTCGCGGGGGCGGCGACTCCCTCCGCGTCCGAGCCGCGCTCCAGTGTTCCGGGGCAGGGAGACGAGGCGGGGGCGAGGCTCGCGGCGGGTGGGAGCAGTGGCTCCGAGACGGCTGCTCGGGACGTGCTGCCGTGGCTGGTGGCTCGCGTGGCGCGGTTGCTCGGCGTGGACGCGCGCGAGCTGGACGTGGACGTGCCGCTGACCCACTTCGGTCTCGACTCGCTGCGCGCGCTGGAGGTGCTGCACGCGGTGGAGGAGGGGTGGCGCGTGTCGCTGCCGCCCGCGCTGCTGCTCCAGGGGCCAAGCCTTCGCGAAGTCACTGCGTGGGTGGAGCAGAAGCTCGCTGGCGCGTCCGGGCTCGCGGAGGTTCGCGACGAGGCCGCGCTCACGAGTGGCGCGACGTCCATCTCCGACGGACAGCGGGCGCTCTGGTTCCTCCAGCGCATGGCGCCCGGGAGCACGGCGTACCATGTGGCTCGCGCGGTGCGGTTCACCTCGACGGTCGACACCACCGTGCTCGGGCGTGCCTTCTCTTCGCTCGTCGTCCGCCACCCGGCCCTGGCCTCCGCCTTCCCCGAGGAGCGCGGTGAGCCGGTGCTCCGGCCCGCCGCTTCCGCGCCCGCGCTGGAGCTGGAGGACGCCTCCTCCTTCACGGCCGAGGCGCTGCGTGAGCGGCTCGACGCGGAGGCCCACCGGTCCTTCGACCTGGAGCATGGGCCGCTGGTGCGCGTGCGCCTGTTCAATGGTGCGCCAGGCGGCTCCGTGCTGCTGCTGGTGCTGCACCACCTGGTCACCGACTTCTGGTCGCTGGAGGTGCTGGCCGAGGAGCTGGGCACGCTCTACACCGCCGAGGTCCAGGGCGCGTCCGCCGCGCTGCTGCCTCCTCCGCCTCCGGCACCCGCCATCCTCCAGGCGATGGAGTCCCGGTACACGGGCGCTCCGGGCGAGGCGCTCCAGGCCTGGTGGCGCGAGCGGCTGGGCGGTGAGCTGCCGGTGCTGGAGCTGCCCACGTCGCGGCCGCGTCCCAGGCTCCAGTCCTTCCGTGGCGCCACCGTGTCCTTCCGCGTGGAGCCGGAGACGGCCGCGCGCCTGAAGGCCCTGGCGCACGCGCGGGGCGCCACCCCGTTCATGACGCTGCTGGCGGGCTACCTCGCCTTCCTGCGCCGCTACACCGGTCAGGAGGACCTCATCGTCGGCACGCCCACCGCGGGCCGGACGCGCGCGGACCTGTCCCGGCAGGTGGGCTACTTCGTCAACCCCGTGGCCCTGCGTGCCCGCGTGCCTCGCTCGCTGTCCTTCTCCGGGCTGCTGGCCCAGGTGCGCGGCACCGTGCTGGAGGCGCTGGAGCACCAGGAGTTGCCCTTCGCGCGGCTCGTCGAGCGGCTCCAGCCCCGACGAGACGCGTCCCGCGCGCCCGTCTTCCAGGCGATGTTCGCGCTGCAGACCGGCCGGCCCGGGCGCGAGTCGCTGGGCGCCTTCGCGCTCGGAGAGCCGGGCGCGCGGGCCCGCCTGGGCGCGCTGGAGCTCGAGTCCTTCCCGCTGGGCCACCGCGCGGCGGCGTTCGACCTCACGCTGATGATGGCGGAGGTGGACGGCGGCTTCTCGGCCAGCCTGGAGTACTGCGCGGACCTCTTCGACGCGGACACCGCCGCTCGCATGGCCCGCCACCTGCGCGCGCTGCTGGAGGCCGCCTCGGCCGCTCCGGAAGTTCCGCTGCTGGACCTGCCCCTGCTGGACGTGGAGGAGCGGCGCACGCTGGTGGAATTGGGACGGCGAGCGGAGGCGCGGCGCCAGGTCTCCGACACCGAAGGCCCGGGCTTCCTCGAGCGCTTCGAGTCCTGGGCGGCGCGGACTCCGGACGCGGTGGCGCTCGTCGCGGGCGCGACCCGGTGGACGTATCGCGAGGTGGACGCGTGGGCCGGACGGCTGGCCGCGCGGCTGCGGCGTCACGGCGTGGGGCCCGAGGTGCGCGTCGGCACGCTGCTGGAGCGCGGAGGGCCGGAGGCGGTGGTGGCGTTCCTCGCGGTGCTGAAGGCGGGGGGAACCGTGCTGCCCTTCGAACCGACGCATCCTCCCGAGCGCGTGGCGTGGATGCTGGCGGACGCGGGCGCGCGCATGGTGCTGGCGCATGCGCGACTCCTGCAACGCCTCGTGCTTCCCGAGGGCGTGGAGTCCCTCCGGTGGGAGGAGCATGGTGCTCCGGGGGCCGCCGCCTCGGAGGAGCCCGTCAGCTCCGTGACGGACCCGTCCCGCGTGGCGTACGTCATCTACACGTCGGGCAGCACCGGGCGCCCGAAGGGCGTGGGGGTGACGCACCGGGGCCTCGCGTACCTGTCCGGGGCCATGGGCGCGGGGCTCGCGGTGGGCCCGGGCTCGCGTGTGCTCCAGTTCTCCTCGCCGTCCTTCGACGCGTCGGTGGCCGAGTACCTCCAGGGGCTCACCACGGGCGCCGCGCTGCACCTGCCTCCATCGGGCGAGCTGCTCGCCGGTGAGGCTCTGCACCGCGTCCTGAAGGAGCAGCGCATCACCCACGTCACGCTGCCGCCGTCCGTCTCCACGCTGCTGCCGGAGCCTCCGCTGCCGGACCTGACGATGCTCATGTCCGCGGGCGAGGCGTGCCCGGCGGACCTCGTGGTCCGCTTCGCGCAGGGCCGGGCGTTCCTCAACGCGTATGGCCCCACGGAGATTACCGTCTGCGCGACGTGGGAGCGCTGCTCGCCCGAGGACGCGGGGCCTCCCGCCATCGGCCGGCCGCTGCCCCACACCGACGTGTACGTGCTGGACGAGGCGATGCGCCCGGCTCCCCTGGGCGTGGCGGGTGAGCTGTATGTCGGCGGCCCGTCCGTGGCGCGCGGCTACCTGGGCCGTCCGGACCTCACCGCCGAGCGCTTCGTGCCGGACCCGTATGGCGGCGAGCCCGGTGCGCGGCTGTACCGCACGGGTGACGTGGCGCGCTGGCGGCCGGACGGGCGGCTGGACTTCGTGGGGCGCGCGGACTCGCAGGTGAAGCTGCGGGGCTTCCGAATCGAGCCGGGCGAGGTGGAGGTGGTCCTGCGCGAGCTGGCCGGCATGCGGCAGGCCCATGTCACCGTGTGGCGGCCTCCGGCGGGAGGCGAGCCCCGGCTGGTGGCGTACGTGGTGCCTCCGTCCGCCGAGCCGATCGCGCCGGGCGAGGTGAAGGCCCTGCTGCGCGCGCGGCTGCCCGAGCACCTGGTGCCCGCGGACATCGTCGCGCTGGACGCGCTGCCGCTGCTGGCGAGCGGCAAGGTGGATGCGCGCGCGCTGCCTCCGCCCGCGAGGACCGCGGCGCCGGATGGCGCGCCCCGCACGCCGCTGGAGGAGACCATCGCCCGCGCGTGGGCGGAAGCGCTGGGCCACCCGTCGGTGGGCGTCCACGCGCACTTCTTCGACGACCTGGGCGGCAGCTCGCTGGCGGCGGTGCGGGCGTGCTCGCGGCTGCGCGAGTCGCTCGGGCGGGACGTCCCCATCACCCACTTCTTCGAGCATCCCACCGTCCACGCGCTCGCCCGGCGGCTGTCCGCCGAGGCGCAGCCCGCGGCCGAGGATGCAAAGCACCAGGAGCGAGCGGAGGCCCGCAGGCAGGTCCTCCAGCGTCGCGGAAGGAACACCCGAGGCCATGGCTGA